A single window of Phycisphaerae bacterium DNA harbors:
- a CDS encoding ATP-dependent Clp protease ATP-binding subunit: MFERFTDRARKVMALANQEAQRFNHEYIGTEHILLGLVKEGSGVGANVLKNLEVDLRKVRLEVEKLVKSGPDMVTMGKLPQTPRAKKVIEFAIEEARNLNHNYVGTEHLLLGLLREQDGVAAQVLMNLGIKLEEVREEVLNLLGAGVENEEATGGGAGSQETTGRKGSKSRTPALDSFGRDLTEMAKSGKLDPVIGRENEIERLLVVLCRRYKNNPVLLGEAGVGKTAIVEGLAQRVVSNDVPELLADKRIVVLDLAMMVAGTKYRGQFEERIKAVMNEVRRARNIILFIDELHTLVGAGGAEGAIDASNVLKPALSRGELQCIGATTLDEYRKYIEKDGALERRFQQIIVEPPSKVETLEILKGLRDRYEAHHRVQITDGALSGAVELSMRYIPGRVLPDKAIDVIDEAGARVRLKAMTKPEDLSKLEEEIKKLNLEKDESVRNADYERAADLRDKAISLAADKEKMEKQWHDHRNEIDGVVDEEVVAEVVSKMTGVPLTRLEKEEAERLLELETELHKRVISQQEAISAVARSVRRSRSGLKDPNRPMGSFIFIGPSGVGKTLLAKSLAEFMFGAEEALISIDMSEYMEKHNVSRLIGAPPGYVGYEEGGQLTERIRRRPYAVVLLDEIEKAHPDCFNMLLQIMEEGRLTDSFGRHVDFRNVVLIMTSNIGADKITHQSTFGFEKRDENVSYEKMRNVLKVELEHHFRPEFLNRVDEVVVFHKLNHADLTRIVELEIKKVAKRLIEHGLTLELSNEAKEFLLEKGTDEKFGARPLRRAIEQHLEDPLSENLLRGKYKGKKDIHVALVDVGGEKKLSFDPTEGGPAGEVEPELAGAGAGPSEAT; encoded by the coding sequence ATGTTTGAGCGATTCACAGATCGTGCGCGGAAAGTGATGGCCCTCGCCAACCAGGAAGCGCAGCGCTTCAACCATGAATACATCGGGACGGAGCACATCCTGTTGGGCCTCGTGAAGGAAGGCAGCGGGGTCGGCGCCAACGTCCTGAAAAACCTCGAAGTGGACCTGCGCAAGGTCCGGCTGGAAGTCGAGAAGCTGGTCAAGAGCGGCCCCGACATGGTGACCATGGGCAAGCTCCCCCAGACGCCGCGGGCCAAGAAAGTCATCGAATTCGCCATCGAAGAGGCCCGCAATCTCAACCATAACTACGTCGGAACGGAACACCTGCTGCTCGGCCTCCTCCGGGAACAGGACGGCGTGGCCGCCCAGGTGCTGATGAATCTGGGCATCAAACTTGAAGAAGTCCGTGAAGAGGTATTGAATCTACTAGGTGCCGGTGTGGAAAACGAAGAAGCAACGGGGGGCGGCGCAGGCAGTCAGGAGACGACCGGTCGGAAGGGTTCCAAATCCCGGACGCCGGCGTTGGATTCCTTCGGGCGCGACCTCACCGAGATGGCCAAGAGCGGAAAACTCGACCCGGTCATCGGGCGCGAGAACGAGATTGAACGCCTCCTCGTCGTGCTGTGCCGGCGCTATAAAAATAACCCGGTGCTGCTCGGCGAAGCGGGCGTCGGCAAGACGGCGATCGTCGAGGGACTGGCCCAGCGCGTCGTCTCCAACGACGTTCCCGAACTCCTCGCGGATAAGCGCATCGTGGTCCTCGATCTCGCGATGATGGTCGCCGGGACCAAATACCGCGGACAATTCGAGGAGCGGATCAAGGCGGTCATGAACGAAGTCCGCCGGGCCCGCAACATCATCCTCTTTATTGACGAGTTGCATACCCTGGTCGGCGCGGGCGGGGCCGAAGGGGCCATCGACGCATCGAACGTGCTCAAGCCGGCGCTGTCGCGCGGGGAATTGCAGTGCATCGGGGCAACGACCCTGGACGAATACCGCAAATACATTGAGAAGGATGGCGCGCTGGAGCGCCGCTTCCAGCAGATCATCGTCGAGCCGCCCTCGAAGGTTGAAACGCTGGAAATCCTCAAAGGCCTGCGTGATCGATACGAGGCGCACCATCGCGTGCAGATCACCGATGGGGCGCTCTCCGGCGCCGTCGAGTTGTCGATGCGCTACATTCCCGGCCGAGTGTTGCCGGACAAGGCGATCGATGTGATCGACGAAGCCGGCGCGCGGGTACGGCTCAAGGCCATGACCAAGCCGGAAGACCTCTCCAAACTCGAGGAAGAGATCAAGAAGCTCAACCTCGAGAAAGATGAATCCGTCCGCAATGCCGACTACGAGCGGGCCGCGGACCTCCGCGACAAGGCGATCAGCCTCGCCGCCGACAAAGAGAAAATGGAAAAGCAGTGGCACGATCACCGTAACGAGATCGACGGCGTGGTGGACGAAGAAGTTGTCGCCGAGGTCGTCAGCAAGATGACCGGCGTGCCGCTGACGAGGCTGGAGAAGGAAGAGGCGGAGCGCCTATTGGAATTGGAGACGGAGCTGCACAAGCGCGTCATCAGCCAGCAGGAGGCCATCAGCGCGGTCGCCCGAAGCGTCCGCCGCTCGCGCAGCGGCTTGAAAGACCCGAACCGCCCGATGGGCAGCTTCATTTTCATCGGCCCCTCCGGCGTCGGCAAGACGCTGCTGGCCAAGAGCCTCGCCGAGTTCATGTTCGGTGCGGAAGAGGCCCTGATCTCCATCGACATGTCGGAGTACATGGAAAAACACAACGTCAGCCGTTTGATCGGCGCGCCTCCGGGCTACGTCGGCTACGAGGAGGGCGGACAGCTCACCGAGCGGATCCGCCGCCGGCCGTATGCCGTGGTGCTCCTGGATGAGATTGAAAAAGCGCACCCCGATTGTTTCAACATGTTGCTGCAGATCATGGAAGAAGGCCGACTGACGGATTCGTTCGGTCGCCACGTCGACTTCCGCAACGTGGTCCTGATCATGACCAGCAATATCGGGGCCGACAAGATCACCCACCAGTCTACCTTCGGCTTCGAGAAGCGCGACGAGAACGTCAGTTACGAGAAGATGCGCAACGTCCTGAAGGTCGAGCTGGAGCATCATTTCCGGCCGGAGTTCCTCAACCGCGTCGACGAGGTCGTCGTCTTCCACAAGCTGAACCATGCGGACCTGACCCGGATCGTGGAGCTGGAGATCAAGAAGGTCGCGAAGCGACTGATCGAGCACGGTCTGACGCTCGAGCTGTCGAACGAGGCCAAAGAGTTTCTGTTGGAAAAGGGAACCGATGAAAAGTTCGGGGCGCGGCCGCTACGCCGGGCCATCGAGCAGCACCTGGAAGACCCGCTCAGCGAAAACCTCCTTCGCGGAAAATACAAGGGCAAGAAAGACATTCATGTCGCGCTGGTCGACGTCGGCGGCGAGAAGAAGCTCAGCTTTGACCCGACCGAGGGCGGCCCGGCGGGCGAAGTCGAGCCGGAACTGGCCGGCGCAGGGGCCGGGCCGAGCGAGGCCACGTGA
- a CDS encoding endonuclease/exonuclease/phosphatase family protein: protein MAAAHSFFSRDNRYPNRARLAAGLSILLLARPVFALNPLAGDYSKDNLLDVRIVAYNTQGNFITDPAADPEFNRILIALRPDIICFEEINTSLSSGTIASRLNSIIPIGGAGWQIHLGKSGGTRNVLASRFPLSQTRIDTIPESSTRGVTIALADLPNATHPVDVYLHGVHLKCCGNAGGSEDADRQRSADAIANWLGDARGAARPSGNNIVLPPNTPMIVLGDFNLVGGPQPENTLLTGNIIDNATFGTDVKGDWDVSDLTNLNPLDPFTGNNFTWQGSQSFPPSALDRFMVTDSAFTVANKFILNTDAMTPSALAAAGLQAGDTLPQNSSDHLPIVMDLRVVDPCATDADGDGTADCNDGCPNDPGRIVPGLCGCNVPASVQGSGDVSRDSRIDAADIPALVNELLAPTAPSEAACAADVDQNGAVDESDIEPFIGLLVTQ, encoded by the coding sequence ATGGCTGCCGCTCATTCGTTTTTTTCTCGCGACAATCGGTACCCCAACCGCGCTCGGTTAGCGGCGGGACTGTCGATCCTCCTGCTGGCCCGCCCGGTCTTCGCCCTCAACCCGCTCGCCGGGGACTACTCGAAGGACAACCTCCTTGATGTCCGCATCGTCGCTTACAACACACAAGGTAATTTCATCACGGATCCTGCCGCCGACCCCGAATTCAACCGCATCCTGATTGCGCTAAGGCCTGACATTATCTGCTTCGAGGAGATCAATACCTCTCTTTCGTCCGGTACGATCGCGAGCCGCCTCAATTCGATTATTCCGATTGGCGGCGCGGGTTGGCAGATTCACCTCGGCAAATCCGGCGGAACACGAAACGTGCTGGCTTCGCGGTTTCCGCTCTCGCAAACGCGCATCGATACGATCCCCGAGTCATCGACCCGCGGCGTCACTATTGCCCTTGCCGACCTGCCGAATGCGACACATCCCGTGGATGTGTATTTGCACGGCGTGCATCTCAAGTGCTGCGGCAACGCCGGCGGCTCGGAGGACGCCGACCGCCAACGCAGCGCCGACGCCATCGCCAACTGGCTGGGCGATGCCCGCGGCGCCGCGCGGCCGTCGGGCAACAACATCGTGCTGCCGCCCAACACGCCGATGATCGTGCTCGGGGACTTCAATCTCGTCGGCGGGCCCCAGCCGGAGAACACGCTCCTGACCGGCAACATCATTGACAACGCCACCTTTGGGACCGACGTGAAGGGCGATTGGGACGTGTCCGACCTCACCAACCTCAACCCGCTCGATCCCTTCACCGGAAACAACTTCACCTGGCAGGGCAGCCAATCCTTTCCCCCCTCGGCGCTGGATCGCTTCATGGTCACGGACAGCGCCTTCACCGTGGCGAACAAATTCATACTCAATACAGACGCCATGACGCCGTCCGCGCTCGCCGCCGCCGGCCTGCAGGCCGGCGACACGCTTCCTCAAAACTCGTCGGATCACCTGCCGATCGTCATGGACCTGCGCGTGGTCGATCCTTGTGCGACGGACGCCGATGGCGATGGAACGGCCGATTGCAACGACGGCTGCCCGAACGATCCCGGGAGAATCGTCCCTGGCCTGTGCGGCTGCAACGTGCCGGCGTCCGTCCAGGGCAGCGGAGATGTCAGCCGCGATTCACGGATCGATGCCGCAGACATTCCCGCGTTGGTCAACGAGTTGTTGGCGCCCACCGCGCCGAGTGAAGCGGCCTGCGCGGCGGATGTGGATCAGAATGGAGCGGTCGACGAATCGGATATCGAACCCTTCATCGGCCTGCTGGTCACTCAATGA